Proteins encoded in a region of the Sphingopyxis sp. OAS728 genome:
- a CDS encoding toprim domain-containing protein, with translation MESPAREIARRLGENAEAVCRRYLSNGRREGQYWVVGDLANSKGRSLYVRLTASSDGARPGKWTDAATGDHGDLLDIIAASGAHAHFRDTLAEARHILSLPPPDEQMPNPRSRKPAGGSAGAARRLFAASRPVERTLAELYLEGRLLHGPFGPSLRFHPHCFYRPSEDDAPGLPPAWPALIAAVTDEGGAIHGVHRTWIDPATRTKAPVAHSRRAMGNLLGHGVRFASSGAVMAAGEGIETMLSLREAAPTLPLIAGLSSAHLAAIRFPEALRRLYVACDRDPAGEAAFATLSERSQTAGIELCPIVPRLDDLNSELCRFGLDALRHCLTSQLLPVDADRFLARH, from the coding sequence ATGGAAAGTCCCGCCCGCGAGATCGCGCGCCGTCTCGGTGAGAATGCCGAGGCGGTGTGCCGCCGCTATCTGTCGAATGGTCGCCGCGAAGGGCAATATTGGGTCGTCGGCGATCTCGCCAACAGCAAGGGCCGAAGCCTCTATGTTCGCCTTACGGCCAGTAGCGACGGTGCGCGCCCCGGCAAATGGACCGATGCTGCGACCGGCGACCATGGCGATCTCCTCGACATCATCGCTGCGAGCGGCGCTCACGCCCATTTTCGCGATACGCTCGCCGAGGCGCGGCACATTCTCAGCCTGCCGCCGCCCGACGAGCAGATGCCCAATCCCCGGAGCCGCAAGCCGGCGGGCGGCTCGGCGGGGGCGGCGAGGAGGCTCTTTGCAGCGTCGCGCCCAGTCGAACGAACGCTGGCCGAGCTCTATCTCGAGGGGCGCTTGCTGCACGGCCCATTCGGCCCGTCGCTGCGCTTTCACCCCCATTGCTTCTATCGACCGAGCGAGGACGATGCGCCAGGGCTGCCGCCTGCGTGGCCCGCGCTGATCGCCGCCGTCACCGATGAGGGCGGCGCGATCCATGGCGTGCACCGCACGTGGATCGACCCCGCGACGCGGACGAAAGCGCCCGTGGCGCACTCGCGCCGCGCGATGGGTAATCTGCTCGGGCACGGCGTGCGCTTCGCCTCCAGCGGGGCGGTGATGGCGGCGGGCGAAGGCATCGAGACGATGCTATCCCTGCGCGAGGCGGCACCGACGTTGCCGCTGATCGCGGGGCTCTCTTCGGCGCATCTTGCCGCCATCCGCTTTCCGGAAGCGCTGAGGCGCCTTTATGTCGCCTGCGATCGCGACCCCGCGGGCGAGGCGGCCTTCGCGACGCTTTCGGAGCGGTCACAGACGGCCGGGATCGAGCTCTGCCCGATCGTGCCGCGCCTCGACGACCTGAACTCCGAGCTTTGCCGATTTGGCCTGGACGCGCTCAGGCATTGTTTGACGTCACAGCTCCTGCCGGTCGATGCGGACAGGTTTCTCGCGCGTCATTGA
- a CDS encoding ParB/RepB/Spo0J family partition protein, which translates to MARQAPKLTLSPSRDIPLDRLTLSQSNVRRVKAGVSIETLADDIARRGLLQSLNVRPILDGEGQETGRYEIPAGGRRFRALELLVKRKRLASNASVPCVVRAANDEILAEDDSLAENAMREALHPLDQFRAMQAMVDKGEDVEAIAANFNVTPAVVRQRLKLASVSPRLHEAYADDRISLEQLMAFTISDDFERQIQVFEMLPSPNAAPSFIRQKLTENVIRAADKRALFVTAEAYVEAGGGIVRDLFEADGGGWLTDPALLDRLVDEKLKVEGERLLAEGWKWTAASVDLPWDALRDLREIDRNEVPRTAEEEARVAALEAESEALDREWAEADDVPEAVHAQVDAINAEYDAIVKRPLSFAPDDIAIAGAFVSIERDGSIRIDRGYVRSKDEPAATEPGDDDAEHQDREELDREDEGANAGRAAANDEAAAGDTGGEETAEGLKPLPDRLVSDLTAWRTLALQDAFAQQPKTAYLALLHALVLGCFYGHSRESCVQISANRVYFSDAPPNLRDCAPAEAIDARGAEWKERLPKSDKALWDHLLAMEAADRAMLLAHCASLAVNAQAEIVGRYDNGRISAHGVERRIAHSNILARAVGLDVHAAGWRPTVDAYFGSVTKPRILADVAEARGENFAGIIDHLKKADMAREAERLLEDTAWLPVPLRTPGIDDLVGPDALAAGVAPGIASENEGKAGGVACELPAFLADNPDDPLLADDADDADLPAGADDSGVAHGADDLGDDGDTDPPVAAV; encoded by the coding sequence CGACGGAGAGGGCCAGGAAACCGGCCGGTATGAGATACCGGCGGGGGGGCGGCGCTTCCGCGCGCTGGAGTTGCTGGTGAAGCGCAAGCGTCTCGCCAGTAACGCTTCCGTCCCCTGCGTCGTGCGGGCGGCGAACGACGAGATCCTCGCCGAAGACGACAGTCTCGCGGAAAATGCGATGCGCGAGGCACTGCACCCGCTCGACCAGTTTCGCGCGATGCAGGCGATGGTCGACAAGGGCGAGGATGTCGAGGCCATCGCCGCGAACTTCAATGTCACGCCGGCCGTCGTCCGCCAGCGCCTGAAGCTCGCGTCGGTCTCGCCGCGGCTTCACGAAGCCTATGCCGACGACCGGATTTCCCTCGAGCAGTTGATGGCGTTCACGATTTCGGACGATTTCGAGCGGCAAATCCAGGTTTTCGAGATGCTGCCGAGCCCGAATGCGGCGCCGTCCTTCATTCGCCAGAAGCTCACCGAAAATGTCATCCGCGCCGCCGACAAACGCGCGCTGTTCGTGACCGCCGAAGCCTATGTCGAGGCCGGGGGCGGCATCGTGCGCGACCTGTTCGAGGCCGACGGCGGCGGATGGCTGACCGATCCCGCGCTGCTCGACCGGCTCGTCGACGAGAAATTGAAGGTCGAGGGTGAGCGCCTGCTCGCCGAAGGCTGGAAATGGACGGCGGCCTCGGTCGATCTTCCCTGGGATGCGCTGCGCGATCTTCGCGAGATTGATCGGAACGAAGTGCCGAGGACCGCCGAGGAGGAAGCGCGGGTGGCGGCGCTCGAGGCCGAAAGCGAAGCGCTCGACCGCGAATGGGCCGAGGCGGACGATGTGCCCGAGGCGGTGCACGCGCAGGTCGACGCGATCAATGCCGAATATGATGCGATCGTGAAGCGGCCGCTCAGCTTCGCGCCGGACGACATCGCAATCGCGGGCGCGTTCGTGTCTATCGAGCGCGATGGATCGATCCGCATCGATCGCGGCTATGTCCGCTCCAAAGACGAGCCCGCCGCGACCGAACCGGGCGACGACGATGCGGAGCATCAAGACCGGGAAGAGCTTGATCGCGAGGACGAAGGTGCGAACGCCGGGCGCGCTGCCGCAAATGACGAGGCGGCGGCGGGAGATACGGGCGGGGAAGAAACGGCCGAAGGGCTGAAGCCGCTTCCCGACCGGCTGGTATCCGATCTCACCGCCTGGCGGACGCTCGCTCTGCAGGACGCCTTCGCGCAGCAACCGAAAACCGCCTATCTGGCATTGCTCCATGCCCTCGTGCTCGGCTGTTTCTACGGACACAGCAGGGAGAGCTGCGTGCAGATTTCCGCGAACCGCGTCTATTTCAGCGACGCGCCGCCCAACCTTCGCGACTGTGCTCCCGCGGAGGCGATCGATGCGCGCGGTGCCGAATGGAAGGAGCGGCTGCCGAAATCCGACAAGGCGCTTTGGGACCATCTCCTCGCCATGGAAGCCGCGGACCGGGCGATGCTGCTTGCGCATTGTGCCTCGCTTGCCGTCAATGCACAGGCCGAGATCGTCGGCCGCTACGACAATGGTCGGATATCTGCGCACGGGGTCGAGCGGCGGATCGCGCACAGCAACATTCTCGCGCGTGCGGTCGGCCTCGATGTTCATGCCGCGGGTTGGCGGCCGACCGTCGACGCCTATTTCGGCAGTGTGACCAAGCCGCGCATCCTCGCTGACGTCGCCGAGGCGCGGGGTGAGAATTTCGCGGGCATAATCGATCATCTCAAAAAAGCGGACATGGCCCGCGAGGCGGAGCGGTTGCTCGAGGATACCGCATGGCTCCCGGTCCCGCTGCGCACGCCAGGGATCGACGATCTCGTCGGGCCGGACGCTCTCGCTGCCGGAGTCGCTCCCGGGATCGCTTCGGAAAATGAAGGTAAGGCGGGGGGAGTGGCCTGCGAGCTGCCGGCCTTTCTCGCGGACAATCCTGACGATCCCCTCCTCGCGGACGATGCTGACGATGCTGACCTCCCGGCGGGTGCCGATGATTCCGGCGTCGCGCACGGTGCCGACGATCTCGGCGACGATGGCGACACGGACCCTCCTGTCGCGGCCGTGTGA
- a CDS encoding strawberry notch-like NTP hydrolase domain-containing protein: protein MPNLQPAPALAGVSDAAIPSPAQAIHRAASRLLPALEAGEAVDAARLRWAMTEAFGGSDAEGRWDWKSAYDACEAAQVEMLLRYGRALIARQRSAQNRLAIYERIAARFPSHTRRSETSQAFQQFSTPLPLAMVASVAAAIVPGDIVLEPSAGTGMLAVHAQLAGARLVLNELERERAQLLGLLFPDVVVHRHDAASIDDRLPVGIAPSVVLLNPPFSAAPNVDRQMKGMAIRHIASALARLQPGGRLVAITGAGCSPEAPAWRDAYARLQDSGRIVFSASIAGKVFARHGTSVDTRLTVIDKLPASNPAVFEGLRGCAPDAATLLQWVEDIVPPRPVPPTCPATEGEPLLRATKRVVAAAGQRASARRGDEVTELSYGVIDWVPPEGQLEEAIYEPYALQSIVVEGAHPHPTALVQSAAMASVAPPKPGYRPHLPLSVVTGGILSDAQLESVIYAGEAHSGYLSGAWSVDETCDVVSAASDTADGAVQFRRGWFLGDGTGAGKGRQVAGIILDNWLKGRKRAVWISKSDKLLEDAQRDWSALGQERLLVSPLSRYRQGTPIKLAEGILFTTYATLRSQSRDGKGSRIDQIIEWLGNDFDGPIIFDEAHAMANAAGGKGERGDQKPSQQGKAGLRLQYALPDARIVYVSATGATTVQNLAYAQRLGLWGGTDFPFAGRSDFVAAIEEGGVAAMEVLARDLKALGLYAARSLSFDGVEYELLEHRLTDEPRRIYDSYAAAFQVIHNNLDAAMEAAGVTSAEHGTLNGQAKSAARSAFESTKQRFFNHLITAMQTPSTIASIETDIEAGHAAVVQIVSTGEALQERRLAEIPAEEWGDVSVDITPREYVLDYLAHGFPVQLFEPCTDSEGNLSSRPAYGEDGNPIVSREACRRRDAMIEKLASLPPVPGALDQIVQHFGTDEVAEVTGRSRRIVPKRDESGDVRFAVENRPGSASIGETHAFMDDAKRILIFSEAGGTGRSYHADIGAKNQRRRIHYLLEAGWKADAAIQGFGRTNRTNQKQPPMFRPVSTDVKAQKRFISTIARRLDSMGAITRGQRQTGGQNMFRPEDNLESLYARDALRQLYFLISVGKVAGCSLLTFESATGLSLLDIDGGLRDELPPITTFLNRMLALAIDLQNILFEAFEGLLSARIEAAMTAGTFEVGLETLRAESFLISERRTIYTHPGTGAVTQLLTIDRKDRLAPLSLANALALEDAEGAALLVNARSGRAAVRLRARSIVDDDGAVHRRYRLIRPMETVKILADQLPSSHWNDMGAEAFAAAWNAELAELPEFETGTLHMVAGLLLPIWRSLPNESTRVYRLQTDAGERVIGRKVSPAWVAKFVDDGPPKLSGAQAWAMLLSGEARFELAEGQMIARVRAMNDWRVELTGFNDLGVERLKAFGLISEIVSWKLRLYVPAGAAGADVFARLLERFPIQRVHERKAA, encoded by the coding sequence ATGCCAAACCTCCAGCCCGCGCCGGCCCTCGCCGGTGTGTCCGATGCTGCCATTCCCTCGCCGGCCCAGGCCATTCACCGGGCCGCTTCGCGGCTGCTGCCCGCCCTCGAAGCAGGCGAGGCGGTCGATGCCGCGCGCCTTCGCTGGGCCATGACCGAGGCCTTTGGCGGCAGCGATGCCGAGGGTCGGTGGGACTGGAAATCCGCCTATGACGCCTGCGAGGCGGCGCAGGTCGAGATGCTGCTCCGCTATGGCAGGGCACTGATTGCCCGTCAGCGTTCGGCGCAAAATCGCCTCGCAATTTACGAGCGGATCGCCGCCCGGTTTCCCTCCCACACGCGCCGCTCGGAAACGAGCCAAGCCTTCCAGCAATTCTCGACGCCATTGCCGCTTGCCATGGTCGCGTCGGTCGCCGCCGCGATCGTCCCGGGCGATATCGTGCTCGAGCCATCGGCCGGCACGGGCATGCTGGCCGTCCATGCGCAGCTCGCCGGCGCTCGCCTTGTGCTCAACGAACTCGAACGCGAGCGGGCGCAATTGCTCGGCCTCCTCTTCCCCGATGTCGTGGTCCATCGCCACGATGCGGCATCGATCGACGATCGTCTGCCCGTCGGCATCGCTCCCAGCGTCGTGCTTCTGAACCCGCCCTTTTCCGCCGCCCCGAACGTCGACCGGCAGATGAAGGGAATGGCGATCCGGCACATCGCGTCCGCGCTTGCCCGGCTTCAGCCGGGTGGACGCCTCGTGGCGATCACGGGTGCCGGATGCTCGCCCGAGGCACCGGCATGGCGCGATGCCTACGCGCGCCTGCAGGACAGCGGGCGGATTGTCTTCTCGGCGAGCATCGCGGGCAAGGTCTTCGCGCGGCACGGCACGTCGGTGGATACGCGGCTGACCGTGATCGACAAGCTCCCGGCTTCGAACCCTGCGGTCTTCGAGGGCCTGCGCGGCTGCGCCCCCGACGCCGCGACATTGCTTCAGTGGGTGGAAGACATTGTGCCGCCGCGCCCGGTGCCGCCGACTTGTCCGGCGACCGAGGGCGAGCCGCTATTGCGCGCTACCAAGCGTGTCGTCGCAGCGGCAGGTCAGCGTGCTTCAGCACGTCGCGGCGACGAGGTCACCGAGCTCTCCTATGGCGTGATCGACTGGGTTCCGCCCGAGGGACAGCTCGAGGAGGCGATCTACGAGCCCTATGCACTGCAGTCGATCGTCGTCGAGGGTGCGCATCCGCATCCGACGGCGCTCGTCCAGTCGGCGGCCATGGCGTCGGTTGCCCCGCCAAAGCCGGGCTATCGCCCGCATCTCCCGCTTTCGGTGGTGACGGGCGGCATCCTGTCCGATGCCCAGCTTGAATCGGTCATCTACGCCGGCGAAGCCCATAGCGGCTATTTGAGCGGCGCCTGGTCGGTCGACGAGACGTGCGACGTCGTGAGCGCGGCGAGCGACACCGCCGATGGCGCGGTGCAATTTCGCCGGGGCTGGTTCCTCGGCGACGGCACCGGCGCGGGTAAGGGGCGCCAGGTTGCCGGGATCATCCTCGACAATTGGCTGAAGGGGCGAAAGCGAGCGGTCTGGATTTCGAAGTCGGACAAGCTGCTCGAAGACGCCCAGCGCGACTGGTCGGCGCTCGGGCAGGAGCGACTGCTCGTCTCGCCGCTCTCGCGCTATCGCCAAGGGACGCCGATCAAGCTCGCCGAGGGCATTCTCTTCACCACCTATGCGACGCTGCGCTCACAGAGCCGCGATGGCAAGGGGAGCCGGATCGACCAGATCATCGAATGGCTGGGCAATGATTTCGACGGCCCGATCATCTTCGACGAGGCCCATGCGATGGCAAATGCCGCAGGTGGCAAGGGCGAGCGCGGTGACCAGAAGCCCTCGCAGCAGGGGAAAGCCGGGCTTCGGCTTCAGTATGCGCTTCCCGACGCGCGCATCGTCTATGTATCGGCGACGGGGGCGACCACCGTGCAGAACCTTGCCTATGCGCAGCGCCTCGGCCTTTGGGGCGGCACCGACTTTCCGTTCGCCGGTCGCAGCGATTTCGTCGCCGCGATCGAGGAAGGGGGCGTGGCGGCGATGGAGGTGCTCGCACGCGATCTCAAGGCGCTCGGCCTCTACGCCGCGCGGTCGCTATCGTTCGACGGGGTGGAATATGAGCTGCTCGAACACCGGCTAACCGACGAGCCGCGCCGGATCTACGACAGCTATGCCGCCGCCTTCCAGGTCATCCACAATAATCTCGATGCCGCCATGGAAGCCGCCGGTGTCACGAGCGCGGAGCATGGCACGCTGAACGGGCAGGCCAAATCCGCAGCGCGCTCGGCGTTCGAGAGTACCAAGCAGCGCTTCTTCAATCATCTGATCACCGCGATGCAGACCCCGAGCACGATCGCCAGCATCGAGACGGATATCGAGGCCGGCCATGCAGCGGTCGTGCAGATCGTCTCGACCGGCGAGGCGCTCCAGGAGCGGCGGCTTGCCGAGATTCCCGCCGAGGAGTGGGGGGATGTGTCCGTCGACATCACACCGCGCGAATATGTTCTCGACTATCTGGCGCACGGCTTCCCGGTCCAGCTTTTCGAACCGTGCACCGACAGCGAGGGCAACCTCTCGTCGCGTCCCGCTTACGGCGAGGATGGCAATCCGATCGTTAGCCGCGAGGCGTGCCGCCGCCGCGACGCGATGATCGAGAAGCTCGCGAGCCTGCCGCCGGTGCCGGGCGCGCTCGACCAGATCGTCCAGCATTTCGGGACCGACGAGGTGGCCGAGGTCACGGGCCGGTCGCGGCGGATCGTTCCGAAGCGGGATGAGAGCGGCGATGTGCGATTTGCTGTCGAGAATCGCCCGGGCAGCGCAAGTATCGGCGAGACCCACGCGTTCATGGACGATGCGAAGCGGATCCTCATCTTTTCGGAAGCGGGCGGCACCGGGCGCTCCTATCACGCCGATATCGGCGCGAAGAACCAGCGGCGGCGCATTCACTATCTGCTCGAGGCCGGCTGGAAGGCGGATGCTGCAATCCAGGGTTTCGGGCGCACGAACCGCACGAACCAGAAACAGCCGCCGATGTTCCGCCCCGTGTCGACCGACGTGAAGGCGCAGAAGCGCTTCATCTCGACGATCGCGCGCCGGCTGGACTCGATGGGCGCGATCACGCGGGGGCAGCGTCAGACGGGCGGGCAGAATATGTTCCGTCCCGAGGACAATCTGGAATCCCTCTATGCCCGCGACGCGCTTCGACAACTTTATTTCCTGATCTCGGTCGGCAAGGTCGCGGGCTGCTCGCTTCTCACCTTCGAGAGCGCGACGGGGTTGTCGCTTCTCGATATCGACGGCGGTCTGCGCGATGAATTGCCCCCGATCACCACCTTCCTCAATCGCATGCTCGCGCTCGCTATCGATCTCCAGAATATCCTGTTCGAAGCGTTTGAAGGTTTGCTCTCAGCGCGGATCGAGGCGGCGATGACCGCCGGGACCTTCGAGGTCGGCCTCGAGACATTGCGGGCCGAGAGTTTCCTCATATCCGAGCGGCGGACGATCTACACGCATCCGGGAACAGGCGCTGTCACGCAGCTGCTGACGATCGATCGGAAGGACCGGCTCGCGCCGCTCTCGCTGGCCAACGCTCTCGCGCTGGAAGACGCCGAGGGCGCCGCCTTGCTGGTCAATGCCCGTTCGGGCCGGGCCGCCGTGCGCCTCCGCGCGCGAAGCATCGTCGACGACGATGGTGCCGTGCACCGCCGCTACCGGCTGATCAGGCCGATGGAGACGGTCAAGATCCTCGCCGACCAGCTTCCTTCAAGCCATTGGAACGACATGGGAGCCGAGGCCTTTGCAGCTGCATGGAACGCCGAGCTCGCCGAGCTGCCCGAATTTGAAACGGGAACGCTTCACATGGTCGCCGGCTTGCTGCTGCCGATCTGGCGGAGCCTCCCGAACGAGTCGACGCGCGTTTACCGGCTGCAGACCGATGCCGGCGAGCGGGTGATCGGGCGGAAAGTGTCGCCCGCTTGGGTGGCGAAGTTCGTCGACGACGGGCCGCCGAAGCTCTCTGGGGCGCAGGCATGGGCGATGCTGCTGTCGGGCGAGGCGAGGTTCGAGCTTGCCGAAGGGCAGATGATCGCGCGCGTCCGCGCGATGAACGACTGGCGGGTCGAACTCACCGGCTTCAACGATCTCGGGGTCGAGCGGCTGAAGGCATTTGGCTTGATCTCCGAGATCGTTTCATGGAAATTGAGGCTCTACGTGCCGGCAGGGGCTGCTGGCGCCGACGTGTTCGCACGGCTCCTTGAACGCTTTCCGATTCAACGGGTCCACGAACGCAAGGCCGCCTGA
- a CDS encoding antitoxin of toxin-antitoxin stability system: MPAIIETTVYQLDELADEAKERARSWYRQHGFDHDWYDNMFEDFGRICLLLGVDLRTRSVRLMSGRARSQPCIFFSGFSSQGDGACFEGTYRYARGMRRAIRGYAPENIELHRIADALEAIQWRNFYQLSATARHRGRYVHEYCMEISVERDSPAYQEPTADAEEEVAGALRNLARWLYRQLEREYDHQTSDEAVDEAITANEYSFTKAGRRFG; encoded by the coding sequence ATGCCGGCGATCATTGAAACGACCGTCTATCAGCTGGACGAGCTAGCAGACGAAGCGAAGGAAAGGGCGCGGAGCTGGTACCGCCAACACGGCTTCGACCATGACTGGTACGACAATATGTTCGAGGATTTCGGGCGCATCTGCCTGCTCCTCGGCGTCGATCTTCGCACCCGGTCCGTTCGCTTGATGAGCGGGCGCGCGCGAAGCCAGCCCTGCATCTTCTTCTCGGGTTTCTCGAGCCAGGGCGACGGAGCCTGCTTCGAGGGCACTTATCGATACGCGCGCGGCATGCGCCGGGCGATCCGGGGCTATGCGCCCGAGAACATAGAACTCCACCGCATCGCCGACGCGCTCGAGGCGATCCAGTGGCGCAACTTCTACCAGCTTTCCGCCACTGCGCGGCACAGGGGACGCTATGTCCATGAATATTGCATGGAAATCTCGGTCGAGCGCGACAGTCCAGCGTATCAGGAGCCGACGGCGGATGCCGAGGAGGAGGTGGCGGGGGCGCTTCGCAACCTCGCGCGCTGGCTCTACCGGCAGCTCGAGCGGGAATATGACCATCAGACGTCGGACGAGGCGGTGGACGAGGCCATCACCGCGAACGAATACAGCTTCACCAAGGCGGGGCGGCGGTTCGGCTGA
- a CDS encoding DUF2493 domain-containing protein — MSLDPDPVPPHHAPEPGSTAYLLQELQLFGYRPFDNEPDARPLPDAQLAGGAIADIFDAMATCLADTRIEPDLEDLLWNIVNIFHRAGERVERSLDDNEQLQRKLQREQDGSEIRSVELERATAEGITLIERRDAMEFFREAAADQFRLHLRKAWMPRTGSRTNHKALTASVIDSRDFLDRRLREKAAALLPAGTRIALSGGNAFGDHRAVWDALDKARGRYPDMVLLHGGGAAGAERAAACWAENREVPQVAFRPDWAKHRNAAPFKRNDAMLEAMPAGVIVFAGTGIQDSLADKARKLGIPVWDQRGKPG, encoded by the coding sequence ATGTCCCTCGATCCCGATCCCGTTCCGCCCCATCATGCCCCCGAACCCGGTTCGACCGCCTATCTCCTCCAGGAACTGCAGCTCTTTGGGTATCGACCCTTCGACAACGAACCCGATGCACGGCCGCTACCCGATGCGCAGCTCGCCGGCGGCGCGATCGCCGACATCTTCGATGCCATGGCGACATGCCTGGCCGACACGAGAATCGAGCCCGACCTTGAGGATCTTCTCTGGAACATCGTGAACATCTTCCACCGTGCCGGCGAGCGGGTCGAGCGCAGCCTCGACGACAATGAGCAACTTCAGCGCAAACTCCAGCGCGAGCAGGACGGCAGCGAAATCCGCTCGGTCGAGCTCGAACGCGCGACCGCCGAGGGCATCACGCTCATCGAGCGCCGCGACGCGATGGAATTTTTCCGCGAAGCTGCCGCCGACCAGTTCCGCCTTCACCTGAGGAAAGCCTGGATGCCTAGGACCGGATCGCGGACAAACCACAAGGCGCTCACCGCATCGGTGATCGACAGCCGGGACTTCCTCGATCGCCGGCTGCGCGAAAAGGCGGCGGCGTTGCTGCCTGCCGGCACGCGGATCGCCCTCTCCGGAGGCAATGCTTTCGGCGATCACCGGGCCGTGTGGGACGCGCTCGACAAGGCACGCGGGCGCTACCCCGACATGGTTCTCCTGCACGGCGGCGGCGCCGCGGGCGCCGAGCGCGCTGCGGCCTGCTGGGCAGAGAACCGGGAGGTGCCACAGGTCGCCTTCCGCCCGGACTGGGCGAAACACAGAAATGCGGCCCCGTTCAAGCGCAATGACGCCATGCTCGAAGCGATGCCCGCGGGCGTTATTGTTTTCGCGGGTACCGGCATCCAGGACAGTCTTGCCGACAAGGCCAGAAAGCTCGGCATCCCGGTTTGGGATCAACGCGGCAAACCGGGCTGA
- a CDS encoding acyl-homoserine-lactone synthase, producing MFLIVDEANRAREHAVLRSMFEARKRVFIDLLKWDLPALAGRFELDHFDDGDATYLIVADPEGNHLASARLLLTTQPALLDTLFPELVAGPVPQGADILEITRLCLSPGIGARQRRIARDALLVGLVDYALDNGIAAYTGVAELSWFRQVESFGWDCKALGEPVLHRGQALVALRIYIDGHTLRKLAGAGIVSSAAAASATRAA from the coding sequence ATGTTTTTGATCGTCGACGAGGCCAACCGTGCCCGCGAGCACGCTGTACTGCGATCGATGTTCGAGGCGCGCAAGCGCGTCTTCATCGACCTTCTGAAATGGGACTTGCCGGCGCTCGCCGGCCGGTTCGAACTCGATCATTTCGACGACGGGGATGCGACCTATCTCATCGTCGCCGACCCCGAGGGCAATCATCTCGCCTCGGCGCGGCTGCTGCTGACGACGCAGCCGGCGCTTCTCGATACGCTCTTTCCGGAACTGGTCGCGGGGCCGGTGCCCCAAGGCGCGGACATATTGGAAATTACCCGATTATGCCTGTCACCGGGGATCGGTGCGCGGCAGCGGCGGATTGCGCGCGATGCGTTGCTCGTCGGCCTTGTGGACTATGCACTCGACAATGGCATCGCCGCCTACACGGGCGTCGCCGAACTTTCCTGGTTCCGGCAGGTGGAGAGCTTCGGCTGGGATTGCAAGGCGCTTGGCGAGCCGGTTCTGCACCGCGGACAGGCGCTCGTCGCATTGCGCATCTATATTGACGGCCACACCCTCCGCAAGCTCGCAGGTGCGGGCATCGTCAGCAGCGCCGCCGCGGCATCCGCCACGCGCGCGGCATGA
- a CDS encoding LuxR family transcriptional regulator has protein sequence MFILDAASELAIDVMTVSTEAALLDLLGAAAARLGCDYFALSHHIDFLVAPRQGIRLHNYPESWARRFDEQRLGPVDPIHRASQRTSAAFLWQEAPRWTPVRPGDDLVLSEARRHGLHDGLTIPSHLPGQAHGSVSFAWRRGRPTVCDLPFAGMFGPFAFEAARRIAGPVPEANRPRLTDRQRDIVIWAARGKSDWAIGQILALSPGTVVEHLRNARGRYDAPSRTVLAIRALWDGTISFADITGR, from the coding sequence ATGTTCATTCTCGATGCCGCGAGCGAGCTCGCAATCGACGTCATGACGGTCAGCACCGAGGCGGCGCTGCTTGATCTTCTCGGTGCCGCCGCCGCACGGCTTGGCTGCGACTATTTCGCGCTTAGCCATCACATTGATTTCCTGGTAGCGCCGCGGCAGGGGATCCGGCTCCACAATTACCCTGAAAGCTGGGCGCGGCGCTTCGACGAACAGCGTCTCGGTCCCGTAGATCCCATTCATCGTGCGAGTCAGCGAACCAGCGCGGCTTTTCTCTGGCAGGAGGCGCCGCGCTGGACGCCCGTCCGGCCCGGCGACGACTTGGTGCTTTCCGAGGCGCGCCGGCACGGGCTTCACGACGGGCTCACCATTCCTTCCCATCTCCCGGGTCAAGCACATGGATCGGTATCCTTCGCATGGCGCCGTGGGAGGCCGACGGTCTGCGATCTTCCCTTCGCCGGCATGTTCGGCCCCTTCGCGTTCGAGGCAGCGCGCCGGATCGCAGGACCCGTGCCCGAGGCGAACCGGCCGCGGCTCACCGATCGCCAGCGTGATATTGTCATTTGGGCGGCGAGAGGAAAATCAGACTGGGCGATAGGGCAAATTCTCGCACTTAGCCCGGGGACGGTTGTCGAGCATCTGCGCAACGCGCGCGGGCGCTACGACGCGCCGAGCCGAACGGTTCTGGCTATCCGGGCGCTCTGGGACGGAACGATCAGCTTCGCCGATATCACGGGCCGTTAG